In Sporomusaceae bacterium FL31, one genomic interval encodes:
- a CDS encoding nitroreductase — MNFINLLKTRYSVRKYEAKKVENEKLQQILEAAHVAPSGQNRQPVKLIVVQQAEGLNKVKKAANIFDAPLVIIACGDHNTAGVIPFNGKSVVDIDTSIATDHMMLQASALGLGTVWICGFDPTIISREFTLPDYLEPINILAIGYAAGEPASPDRHVTTRKPLSEIVAYEKLDH; from the coding sequence ATGAATTTTATAAATTTGCTAAAGACCCGGTATTCTGTACGAAAATATGAAGCAAAAAAAGTAGAGAATGAAAAGCTGCAGCAAATTTTAGAGGCGGCGCACGTAGCACCTTCCGGACAGAATAGGCAGCCGGTAAAACTGATAGTGGTGCAGCAGGCAGAGGGACTGAACAAAGTGAAAAAGGCTGCCAATATCTTTGACGCACCCTTGGTTATTATTGCTTGCGGAGATCACAATACGGCCGGAGTGATCCCTTTTAACGGAAAAAGTGTTGTTGATATTGATACCAGCATTGCTACCGACCATATGATGCTGCAGGCAAGCGCACTGGGCTTGGGAACTGTCTGGATTTGCGGTTTTGATCCAACCATTATCAGCAGGGAGTTTACCTTACCGGATTACCTGGAGCCGATTAATATTCTGGCTATCGGGTATGCAGCTGGCGAGCCGGCATCACCAGATCGGCATGTTACGACCCGCAAACCGCTGTCGGAAATCGTGGCCTATGAAAAACTAGATCATTAA
- a CDS encoding flavodoxin: MNMPEEAMKEMGFDRHIAFNENILQVAFGPSETLLSFDTLQFADYSKVDADFFDPLAKMKRHREVFPNDCQKAFDLGVRLAGR; this comes from the coding sequence ATGAACATGCCTGAAGAAGCTATGAAAGAAATGGGCTTTGATCGGCACATTGCCTTCAACGAAAATATTCTCCAGGTTGCTTTTGGACCTTCTGAAACACTGCTAAGTTTTGACACCCTTCAATTTGCTGACTATAGCAAGGTAGATGCTGACTTCTTTGATCCGTTGGCAAAAATGAAGCGACACCGTGAGGTGTTTCCTAATGACTGTCAAAAAGCATTTGACCTGGGAGTACGGCTTGCTGGCAGATAA
- the lysE gene encoding amino acid transporter LysE, with protein sequence MEVGSFMLYALINAFTPGPGNILALNTMSNYGWKKGSKLFFGIFMGYYCVQVLCAFFIYGLDQFLHSVMNVFKYVGAVYISVLAIHVAISKPGDASADKEPSFWLGFILQFVNIKIYLFGITALIGYVVPYYTSLKMLLVFEIVIATIGSIATITWVFLGGLFQKAYSKYFRTVNLILAVILLECAYEIVIK encoded by the coding sequence ATGGAAGTGGGCTCGTTTATGCTTTATGCACTTATTAATGCATTTACACCGGGGCCAGGAAATATTCTGGCATTAAATACTATGAGTAATTATGGGTGGAAAAAGGGAAGTAAACTGTTTTTTGGAATTTTTATGGGATATTATTGTGTACAGGTATTGTGTGCATTTTTTATCTATGGATTAGATCAATTTCTGCATTCAGTTATGAATGTGTTTAAATATGTGGGTGCTGTCTATATTTCTGTATTGGCTATTCATGTTGCCATTAGTAAGCCAGGTGATGCAAGTGCAGATAAAGAGCCTTCTTTTTGGCTGGGCTTTATCCTTCAATTTGTAAATATAAAAATATATTTGTTTGGTATTACTGCTTTGATAGGGTATGTAGTGCCTTATTATACTTCTCTCAAGATGCTTCTGGTATTTGAGATCGTTATTGCCACCATAGGAAGTATTGCAACCATAACGTGGGTATTTTTGGGAGGACTATTCCAAAAGGCGTATAGTAAATATTTCCGAACTGTGAATTTGATTTTAGCAGTAATTCTTTTAGAGTGTGCATATGAAATAGTAATTAAATAA
- a CDS encoding stress responsive protein: MITHIVVLKLNDTSKDGIDEMKNRLLGMKGEIEYLQDITVGVDFMHAPISYDIVMIAHFDSKEDLDAYIAHPVHVEVGRYIEEIQAKVVAIDFEL, translated from the coding sequence ATGATTACACACATTGTAGTATTAAAATTAAATGATACCAGTAAAGATGGGATTGACGAGATGAAGAATCGACTGCTTGGCATGAAGGGAGAGATTGAATACCTGCAAGATATAACAGTAGGTGTGGATTTCATGCATGCGCCCATTTCTTATGACATTGTAATGATTGCCCACTTTGATTCCAAAGAAGATCTCGATGCTTATATAGCGCATCCGGTGCATGTGGAAGTGGGGAGATATATTGAAGAAATCCAAGCCAAAGTTGTTGCAATTGACTTTGAGCTCTAA
- the yphB gene encoding hypothetical protein produces the protein MGVGQSVLSSHELILIAIATIMGTLARVFVLKVDYRQYPSYPNGYMIHIVTGFISASLGAVAIPAIMSKNYTAVTFLALALTQFRDVRKTEKDSLKELENTEFTPRGDAYIDGIAKSFESRNYLALIIAISAGITIEVLKDFGDTIGSISGVIVSALLFYYISQFSKGKTVGEIAIISLGQITVKESNLYVDEIFISNLVGTDNAEKMLIEEGVAVLIEPREEHFSITLDNFGQRKAVLFEATRSLGVKRYHFTRKDFASGKTVIVFVPIIKDMDKLIRTIKNTPLLESVKKSHSIMSR, from the coding sequence ATGGGTGTGGGACAAAGTGTTCTATCGAGCCATGAGCTAATATTGATAGCAATAGCGACAATTATGGGTACTTTAGCTCGCGTTTTTGTATTAAAGGTAGATTATCGGCAGTATCCATCCTACCCAAATGGTTATATGATTCATATTGTAACAGGATTCATTTCTGCTTCACTTGGAGCGGTAGCTATACCAGCTATTATGTCCAAAAATTATACCGCAGTCACTTTTTTAGCATTAGCCTTAACGCAATTTCGAGATGTTCGTAAAACAGAAAAAGATAGTCTTAAGGAATTGGAAAACACAGAGTTTACACCACGTGGTGATGCTTATATTGATGGTATTGCCAAGTCTTTTGAATCAAGAAATTATTTAGCTCTTATTATAGCTATTAGTGCTGGAATTACAATTGAAGTACTTAAAGATTTCGGCGATACAATAGGTTCCATTTCAGGAGTTATAGTTAGTGCTTTATTGTTTTATTATATTAGCCAGTTTTCTAAAGGAAAGACAGTAGGAGAAATTGCGATTATTTCATTAGGCCAAATTACAGTGAAAGAATCAAATCTTTATGTAGATGAAATTTTCATAAGCAATTTAGTTGGAACTGATAATGCCGAGAAAATGTTGATTGAAGAAGGTGTTGCAGTCCTAATAGAACCACGTGAAGAACACTTCAGCATAACCCTTGATAATTTCGGTCAAAGAAAAGCAGTGCTTTTTGAAGCTACTCGCTCTTTAGGTGTTAAACGCTACCACTTTACCAGGAAAGACTTTGCTTCTGGAAAAACAGTAATAGTTTTTGTGCCAATAATTAAAGATATGGATAAGTTGATACGAACAATTAAGAATACCCCTCTCTTGGAATCAGTAAAGAAAAGCCACAGTATTATGAGTAGGTGA
- a CDS encoding nitroreductase, with the protein MELITVHQKKCIQCGICVKECPFFVLKMGYHGPEAVSPDSCVACGHCAAVCPNAALNNHKSILDQRWTIKDFPVFDSETAELFLRSRRSIRTYQQKLVPREDLLKLVEVARLAPTGSNSQGVSYIIVEDRETVKKAAEITIEWLEGLPECPKALSRFISEYRDRGVNSILRDAPHLILTTTDKDFMQGRENSIFSLAYLELFAPSMGLGSCWAGIFELCAFSGYEAIAKLFKIPVSNKITGAVMVGYPQYRYPRLPDRNHLEVSFI; encoded by the coding sequence ATGGAGTTAATAACAGTACATCAGAAAAAGTGTATTCAATGTGGAATTTGTGTGAAAGAGTGTCCATTTTTTGTTTTGAAAATGGGATACCATGGGCCGGAAGCGGTTTCGCCAGATAGTTGTGTTGCCTGCGGACATTGCGCGGCAGTTTGTCCCAATGCGGCGCTCAACAATCACAAATCAATACTGGATCAGCGGTGGACTATAAAAGACTTTCCGGTATTCGACAGTGAAACTGCGGAGCTTTTCCTCCGATCACGGCGTTCCATTCGCACTTATCAACAAAAATTAGTTCCAAGGGAAGACCTGTTAAAACTGGTAGAAGTGGCACGCCTTGCTCCTACAGGTTCGAATTCACAAGGTGTGTCCTATATCATAGTTGAAGATCGAGAGACGGTCAAAAAAGCTGCGGAGATTACAATTGAATGGTTGGAAGGTTTACCCGAATGCCCTAAAGCCCTTTCGCGGTTCATAAGCGAGTACCGTGATCGAGGTGTGAATTCTATCTTGCGCGATGCACCGCATCTGATTTTGACAACCACCGATAAAGATTTTATGCAAGGAAGGGAGAATTCGATCTTTTCATTGGCATACCTGGAACTGTTTGCACCTTCTATGGGTCTGGGGTCCTGTTGGGCGGGAATATTTGAGTTATGTGCATTCAGTGGGTATGAGGCAATAGCAAAGCTATTTAAAATCCCTGTTAGTAATAAAATAACCGGAGCTGTTATGGTGGGCTATCCTCAATATCGTTATCCGAGACTGCCAGACCGTAATCACTTGGAGGTTAGCTTTATTTAA
- a CDS encoding transporter has protein sequence MDIILGLLPFLSIIAFSVLTRWIIPSIILGLMIGAYLKADNNVFNALDLFSSYITGAITDESNAIILVFLFGFGALSETFKLGGGISAFANLVERRLHSDRSAYLSVWLISPFTFLDCCFRVIASGIISKAVLERTKGSKDRLAFIINSSSQLIPLIPFATTYIGYILGLIMPMLLQLNVSTSPYTLYIQSIPYNFYSIIMVLFSVLMTFTDIKPLQLFQPAYKPILPKQGEHTPSEAEHQHTFEEKLPPRLFNLILPLIIMISSLFYLVWRSGVSRGGTSISQVLIFADYELAVLNATIITLSLTVLLYLIQKISAKSLEKAFFAGGVEMLPPILIISLAWAMILLSRDLEFYDITANLFNTYLPRQLLPILFFLASGITSYLIGSSWATWALFLPVALSTAVAADVNLPLILGSIMAGGSIGDSISPLGEDPILVASTLNIPVIDHIHYCAPYGLLAFGISAVGYLAAGYLL, from the coding sequence ATGGACATCATCCTAGGTCTTCTACCCTTTTTATCAATCATCGCTTTTTCCGTTTTGACCAGATGGATTATTCCTTCCATTATACTGGGTCTAATGATCGGGGCTTACCTAAAGGCCGATAACAATGTATTCAATGCGCTTGATCTATTTAGTTCCTATATTACCGGTGCCATTACTGACGAATCCAATGCCATCATACTAGTCTTCTTATTCGGATTCGGTGCTCTGTCCGAAACATTCAAGCTCGGTGGAGGAATTTCAGCTTTTGCCAATCTTGTGGAAAGACGCTTACACTCAGACCGAAGCGCCTATCTCAGCGTTTGGCTAATAAGTCCGTTCACCTTCCTTGACTGTTGTTTCCGAGTGATAGCCAGCGGTATTATTTCCAAGGCCGTCCTTGAAAGAACAAAAGGCTCAAAAGACCGGTTGGCCTTTATCATCAACAGTTCGTCCCAACTCATCCCGCTTATTCCATTCGCTACTACATATATAGGCTATATTCTAGGTCTCATAATGCCAATGCTGCTACAATTAAACGTAAGTACCAGTCCTTATACACTATATATTCAGTCTATCCCCTACAATTTTTATTCAATCATTATGGTGCTTTTCAGTGTGCTCATGACATTTACGGATATTAAACCGCTACAACTATTTCAGCCCGCTTATAAGCCAATACTGCCTAAACAAGGAGAACATACTCCGAGCGAGGCAGAGCATCAGCATACCTTTGAAGAAAAACTGCCGCCTCGCCTCTTTAACCTCATTCTGCCACTCATTATTATGATTTCGTCCCTATTTTACCTGGTGTGGCGCTCTGGAGTAAGCAGAGGAGGTACATCCATAAGCCAAGTCCTCATATTTGCCGACTACGAATTGGCGGTTTTAAACGCTACGATAATCACACTAAGCCTGACAGTTCTATTGTACCTAATTCAAAAAATTTCAGCAAAGTCGTTAGAAAAGGCCTTTTTCGCTGGTGGAGTGGAAATGCTGCCGCCAATCCTCATTATCAGTCTAGCCTGGGCAATGATCTTGTTATCACGTGACCTTGAATTTTATGATATTACCGCTAATTTGTTTAACACCTATTTGCCACGTCAATTGCTTCCCATCTTATTCTTTCTGGCAAGCGGAATAACCTCCTATCTTATCGGTTCTTCGTGGGCGACATGGGCTCTATTCCTACCGGTTGCGTTGTCGACCGCAGTTGCCGCTGACGTCAATCTTCCGCTAATACTTGGTTCCATTATGGCCGGTGGTTCTATAGGAGATAGCATATCACCCTTGGGAGAAGACCCCATTCTGGTGGCAAGCACACTGAATATCCCCGTGATTGATCATATTCACTACTGTGCTCCCTATGGCTTACTTGCATTTGGCATCTCAGCAGTCGGTTATCTGGCGGCCGGCTATTTGTTATAA
- a CDS encoding LysR family transcriptional regulator — protein sequence MDIKQIKAFVTVATLNNFTRAAEQLGYVQSSITSQIQLLEKELGVSLFERLGKKISLTAEGEEFLIHSRQMINLWEKAKGSVAASDVPKGKLVIGAHESICAFFLPEILQEYNRRYPDVELVIKMGSWCDFESDLRENQIDVAILIDRKLSVSEFVIDKERNEPFALLASPEHPLSGREHVYAKDVAEYPLLMTGEGCSWRVLFKRALENSETALQLMSEGGSIQTLKRLASFGLGVTLLPLFAAEDEIKFEHLKKLNFCGIDLNLLIQVVYHKDKWVSSALAAFLEICKEKW from the coding sequence GCTGAACAACTTGGCTATGTACAGTCGTCAATTACTTCACAGATTCAATTGCTGGAAAAAGAATTGGGTGTCTCCTTGTTTGAGCGGCTGGGTAAAAAAATATCCCTGACAGCAGAAGGTGAAGAGTTTTTAATTCATTCTCGCCAGATGATTAATCTTTGGGAGAAGGCAAAGGGTTCGGTCGCCGCATCGGATGTGCCAAAAGGCAAATTGGTTATTGGAGCTCATGAATCTATTTGTGCTTTTTTCCTGCCGGAAATTTTACAGGAATACAATCGTCGGTATCCGGATGTAGAGCTTGTTATAAAAATGGGCTCATGGTGTGATTTTGAATCTGACCTTAGGGAAAACCAGATTGATGTGGCCATTTTAATTGATCGCAAGCTATCGGTTTCGGAGTTCGTCATTGATAAAGAGCGAAATGAACCTTTTGCTCTCCTGGCATCACCGGAGCATCCTTTGTCTGGAAGAGAGCATGTATATGCAAAAGATGTGGCGGAGTATCCTCTGCTAATGACTGGAGAAGGTTGTAGTTGGCGGGTGCTTTTCAAAAGAGCACTGGAGAATAGCGAGACTGCATTGCAGTTGATGTCTGAAGGCGGCAGCATTCAGACTTTAAAACGTTTGGCCAGCTTTGGATTGGGCGTGACGCTATTGCCACTGTTTGCCGCCGAGGATGAAATCAAATTTGAGCACTTGAAGAAGCTTAATTTCTGTGGAATTGATTTAAATCTCTTGATTCAAGTGGTGTATCATAAAGATAAATGGGTGTCTTCTGCATTAGCAGCTTTTCTGGAGATATGCAAAGAAAAATGGTAA
- a CDS encoding LysR family transcriptional regulator, whose amino-acid sequence MNVLTLQQLKYVLQVADKGSINEAARSLFISQPSLSNAIKELEKEINITLFVRNSRGIAVTNEGAEFLGYARQVIQQSDMLEEKYLNAATAKQRFCISTQHYTFTANAFVELVKEFGGSQYEFTLRETKTYEIIEDVKNLRSELGVIYLSSYNEAVILKLLQENNISFSELFIAKPHVFICRTHPLANKKIIHLEELVDYPCLSFEQGEYNSFYFSEEILSTRSVKKSIKVSDRAAIVNFMIGLSGYTISSGVFPKYLHGEDILAVPLDVDETIRVGFIMHKDIMVSKLGEIYIEALKKIAKEY is encoded by the coding sequence GTGAATGTATTGACTTTACAACAATTAAAATATGTTTTACAGGTTGCCGATAAAGGCTCTATAAACGAAGCAGCAAGAAGTCTATTTATTTCTCAACCGAGCTTATCAAATGCTATTAAGGAGTTGGAAAAGGAAATAAATATTACGCTATTCGTTAGGAACAGTCGGGGTATTGCCGTCACTAACGAAGGGGCGGAATTTCTTGGCTATGCCAGACAGGTTATACAGCAATCCGATATGCTTGAGGAAAAATATCTAAATGCAGCAACTGCGAAACAACGTTTTTGCATTTCCACTCAGCATTATACTTTTACTGCCAATGCTTTTGTAGAGCTTGTAAAAGAATTTGGTGGTTCTCAATATGAGTTTACTTTGCGAGAAACAAAAACGTATGAAATTATAGAAGATGTAAAAAATTTGCGGAGTGAACTTGGGGTTATTTATTTAAGCAGTTATAATGAAGCAGTTATTTTGAAATTATTGCAGGAGAACAATATCAGTTTTTCAGAGTTATTTATAGCAAAGCCCCATGTATTTATCTGTAGAACTCATCCACTTGCGAATAAGAAAATTATTCATTTGGAAGAATTAGTAGATTATCCATGCTTGTCTTTTGAACAAGGGGAATACAACTCTTTCTATTTTTCTGAAGAGATTTTGAGTACGAGAAGCGTAAAGAAAAGTATTAAAGTTAGTGACAGGGCGGCTATCGTTAATTTCATGATAGGGCTGAGCGGATACACGATATCCTCTGGCGTTTTCCCTAAATACTTACATGGTGAGGATATCCTTGCTGTGCCGCTAGATGTAGATGAAACAATTAGAGTTGGTTTTATCATGCATAAAGATATCATGGTATCTAAACTTGGTGAAATATACATCGAAGCGTTAAAGAAGATTGCAAAAGAGTACTAA
- a CDS encoding DNA polymerase IV produces the protein MGLVDFSHFPRRSILCIDVKSFFASVEAVRRGLDPLEAYIAVVSDARRTGAIVLASSPRVKSEYHIKTGNRLFEIPKRSPIMVVEPSMALYINVNQAIQNIFRRFVTDEDLHVYSIDETLLDVTASHHLFGSAETMAQAILKTVKDELGLIVTIGIGDNPLLAKLALDNEAKKRPPWIAKWTYERVPETVWKIQPLTAFWGISRGYNEKLKRMGIYTIEGLAHANPVWLQKTLGVMGVQLYYHAWGLDASIISQKERPKSKSYSKNQILMRDYYVKSEILMIIKEMAGDVCTRLRKHQEKCQEVYLGIGYSDRNFKSGFTARIKLVRPEHSTDIISEAARQEFIKLWQGEPVRSVNITAGKIVSQGHEQFELFFEGEEKKHTIDRVVDDLRMRFGKKTIFYAGSMAGGTFLERADYVGGHKGKSGT, from the coding sequence ATGGGGCTCGTTGATTTTTCTCACTTTCCCCGCAGGAGCATATTGTGCATCGACGTAAAATCATTCTTTGCGTCCGTAGAGGCAGTCCGGCGGGGGCTTGACCCACTGGAAGCCTATATTGCTGTAGTATCGGATGCAAGGAGAACCGGTGCGATCGTACTGGCCAGCAGCCCGAGGGTTAAGTCGGAATATCATATCAAGACCGGAAATCGACTCTTTGAAATTCCTAAGCGTTCCCCAATTATGGTAGTAGAACCAAGTATGGCGCTATATATCAATGTGAATCAGGCAATACAGAATATATTCCGCCGATTCGTAACCGATGAAGATCTACACGTTTATAGCATTGATGAGACTTTATTGGATGTTACTGCATCGCACCATTTGTTCGGATCTGCAGAGACGATGGCCCAAGCTATCTTAAAGACAGTGAAGGATGAGTTGGGTCTTATTGTGACTATAGGCATTGGTGATAATCCGCTTTTGGCAAAACTGGCACTGGATAATGAAGCTAAAAAGCGTCCGCCGTGGATTGCAAAATGGACATATGAGAGAGTGCCGGAAACGGTATGGAAAATACAGCCGCTGACTGCGTTTTGGGGCATATCCAGAGGATACAATGAGAAACTCAAGCGAATGGGTATTTATACGATTGAGGGGCTGGCTCATGCCAACCCAGTGTGGTTGCAGAAAACTCTAGGCGTAATGGGGGTGCAGTTATATTACCATGCGTGGGGCTTGGATGCTAGTATCATTAGCCAGAAGGAACGGCCGAAAAGTAAATCCTATAGTAAGAACCAGATATTGATGCGGGATTATTATGTAAAATCAGAAATTCTAATGATCATCAAGGAAATGGCGGGAGATGTATGCACTAGGCTGCGTAAGCACCAGGAAAAATGCCAAGAGGTCTATTTGGGGATAGGATATTCGGATAGGAATTTTAAGTCGGGTTTTACTGCACGAATTAAACTAGTTCGTCCGGAGCACTCAACGGATATCATTAGTGAAGCGGCACGGCAGGAGTTTATTAAGCTGTGGCAGGGGGAACCAGTACGATCGGTAAATATTACTGCTGGGAAAATCGTGTCACAAGGACATGAGCAGTTTGAACTATTTTTTGAAGGAGAAGAAAAGAAACATACCATAGATAGAGTGGTAGATGATCTTCGGATGCGATTTGGCAAAAAAACGATCTTTTATGCTGGGTCGATGGCTGGTGGAACCTTCCTTGAACGGGCGGATTATGTGGGCGGACATAAAGGGAAAAGTGGAACTTAG